The Gluconacetobacter diazotrophicus PA1 5 genome includes a region encoding these proteins:
- a CDS encoding recombinase family protein, with amino-acid sequence MKIGYARVSRADKQDLSMQIQALEKEGCDTIYQDTASAKNTARPQLQEMLRYARQGDEIVVWRLDRLSRSLTDLISLTDDLGARGIGLRSLTEPVYQTSGPMGRVVLQIMAVLAEFERATIIERTKAGLRAAKERGVHVGRPKLLSEDQAAHVVQEIEAGRLTLSEAANLFGVSRSTISRIRRDMKATAPQIPVS; translated from the coding sequence ATGAAGATCGGATATGCGCGCGTAAGCCGCGCAGACAAGCAAGATCTGTCTATGCAGATCCAGGCATTAGAGAAGGAAGGGTGCGATACGATCTACCAGGACACGGCCAGCGCCAAGAATACAGCCCGCCCTCAGTTGCAGGAAATGCTACGATATGCGCGGCAAGGCGATGAAATCGTGGTCTGGCGTCTCGATCGGCTCTCACGGAGCCTGACGGATCTTATCAGCCTTACGGATGACCTGGGGGCCAGGGGCATCGGCCTGCGCTCACTCACGGAACCCGTCTATCAGACAAGCGGCCCAATGGGGCGCGTCGTGCTGCAAATCATGGCCGTGCTGGCAGAGTTTGAGCGCGCAACGATCATAGAACGAACAAAGGCCGGTCTTCGCGCTGCGAAAGAACGCGGCGTGCATGTCGGTCGGCCAAAGCTGCTTTCTGAGGACCAGGCCGCGCATGTCGTACAGGAGATTGAAGCGGGGCGTTTGACACTCAGTGAGGCGGCTAACCTGTTCGGGGTAAGTCGGTCCACGATCAGCCGAATACGGCGCGATATGAAAGCCACTGCACCTCAGATCCCCGTTAGCTGA